In the genome of Rhodamnia argentea isolate NSW1041297 chromosome 3, ASM2092103v1, whole genome shotgun sequence, one region contains:
- the LOC125314123 gene encoding disease resistance protein L6-like, whose product MDFSDVTDRSSSMSRQPPHEVFLSFRGPEMRRGFADFLYTMLSDTGIRVFRDEEELERGKENYQQPIQVIEECKISIPIISEEYASSRNCLTELGQMVKGMDNRNRIIIPIFYYVDPSDVRDCNGPFASSFVEHKERGVSDSVIDSWKSALRRIGELEGHHLHEKSEVSPGEIAKRIVDQVQQKLKKQDLIVTKQLVRVDSHVQGIMAKLNVAVRNGLAVQIGDTREKVLGINGIPGVGKTVLAKCVYNQLYHLFDACSFLGEIQAKIKHHGIVSVQNKLISDLDEGNAKQFDSSEEALLHIRKNFCTRKVLVLLDDVYDHEQLSELVGELDWLGPGSRVILTSQTQDVLRNIDSAGSFVLEPMKQDEALKLFCRHAFGTDSPLEEFEKLSSDIVAATAGLPSALEAIGSSLFLVKSKKAWRETLTALEAAPHKRVQAASEKSHTNLDKNERQIFLDIACFFIGEDNRIPYYMWDDCNCFPSKSILALNAASLVEIGEDNELGMHEILKNFGRELFRNQNRDKPFKRGRLWDHEEAPRVLKRRKGTGEVEPFGLEFGDGSKGHTSFDCDQFDGLENLSFLNLDRIDIQGNFGDRLSSLMWLDWPGCPKNIDFQTLNLGLQNLVVLDLSWRRVNKGWSGWKLLEKARKLKVLKLTGCVQLTATPEFPASMELERLILEDCSNLSSIHPSFGNLEKLI is encoded by the exons ATGGACTTTAGTGACGTTACCGATCGTTCCTCATCAATGTCCAGACAGCCACCCCACGAAGTGTTCCTGAGTTTCAGAGGGCCGGAGATGCGGAGGGGCTTCGCGGATTTTCTGTACACCATGTTGAGTGATACTGGGATTCGCGTCTTTAGGGATGAGGAAGAGCTGGAGAGAGGCAAAGAAAACTACCAACAGCCGATCCAGGTGATAGAGGAGTGCAAGATATCAATACCCATCATCTCCGAGGAGTACGCGTCCAGCAGGAACTGTCTCACTGAATTAGGGCAAATGGTGAAGGGCATGGACAATAGGAATCGCATCATCATCCCCATCTTCTACTATGTCGACCCGTCAGATGTACGCGACTGCAACGGCCCTTTCGCGAGCTCCTTTGTGGAGCACAAGGAGCGCGGCGTCAGCGACAGTGTCATTGATTCCTGGAAGTCTGCCCTCCGTCGGATCGGCGAGTTGGAGGGACACCATCTCCACGAAAAAAGTGAAGT GTCTCCTGGCGAAATCGCAAAGCGAATTGTTGACCAAGTTCAGCAGAAGCTGAAGAAGCAGGACCTAATTGTGACGAAACAATTAGTCAGAGTTGACTCTCATGTGCAAGGCATAATGGCAAAGCTGAACGTTGCCGTTCGCAATGGGCTGGCGGTTCAAATTGGGGACACACGTGAAAAAGTGTTAGGAATAAATGGCATCCCCGGGGTGGGTAAGACAGTTCTGGCCAAATGTGTTTATAATCAACTTTATCATCTGTTCGATGCCTGCAGCTTTCTTGGGGAGATCCAAGCCAAAATTAAACATCACGGCATCGTGTCTGTACAGAACAAGCTAATTTCCGACCTTGATGAAGGAAATGCCAAACAGTTTGATTCTTCTGAGGAAGCTCTGTTGCATATTCGGAAGAACTTTTGCACCAGGAAGGTCCTTGTTCTCCTTGACGATGTATATGACCATGAACAGCTCAGTGAATTAGTAGGAGAGCTGGATTGGCTTGGGCCCGGGAGCAGGGTCATTCTAACATCCCAAACGCAAGACGTCCTTAGAAACATCGATAGTGCGGGAAGTTTTGTCCTTGAACCGATGAAACAGGATGAAGCTCTGAAATTGTTCTGTAGGCATGCTTTTGGAACGGATTCTCCCCTTGAGGAATTCGAGAAACTGTCCTCAGATATCGTTGCTGCTACTGCCGGGCTTCCTTCAGCGCTCGAGGCGATAGGTTCATCTCTGTTTCTTGTAAAATCAAAGAAAGCGTGGAGGGAAACATTGACTGCATTGGAAGCAGCTCCTCATAAGAGAGTCCAAGCAGCCTCGGAGAAGAGCCATACCAACCTAGATAAGAATGAACGGCAGATATTTC TTGATATAGCATGCTTCTTCATCGGAGAGGACAATAGAATCCCCTATTACATGTGGGATGACTGTAACTGCTTTCCTTCTAAATCGATTCTAGCTCTTAATGCTGCTTCTTTGGTAGAAATCGGAGAGGATAATGAACTAGGCATGCATGAAATCCTGAAGAATTTTGGCCGGGAACTTTTCAGGAATCAAAACCGAGATAAACCTTTCAAGCGCGGTAGGCTGTGGGACCACGAAGAAGCACCGCGTGTGCTAAAAAGAAGGAAG GGTACTGGGGAAGTTGAACCCTTCGGGCTCGAGTTTGGTGATGGATCCAAAGGGCATACCAGTTTTGATTGTGATCAATTTGATGGTTTAGAGAACTTGAGCTTCCTCAATCTTGATCGGATTGATATTCAGGGAAACTTTGGGGATCGTCTTTCCAGCTTAATGTGGCTTGATTGGCCAGGGTGCCCTAAGAATATTGACTTTCAAACGCTAAATCTGGGTTTGCAAAATTTGGTGGTTCTTGATTTGTCGTGGAGGCGGGTCAACAAAGGCTGGAGCGGTTGGAAGCTGCTTGAGAAG GCTAGGAAACTGAAAGTTTTGAAACTAACTGGTTGTGTCCAATTGACTGCCACTCCAGAATTTCCTGCTTCAATGGAGCTGGAAAGACTAATTCTGGAAGATTGCTCTAATTTGTCATCTATCCATCCATCATTTGGTAATCTGGAGAAGTTG ATTTAG
- the LOC125314124 gene encoding disease resistance protein L6-like, which translates to MSSQPKVFLSFRGPDTRRHFSDFLYNMLTNAGIGVFRDEEGLEGGKEITPQLIQQIKQSKISIPVISKEYASSKSCLVESEQMVECLDKKNHIIIPIFYYVDPSDVRYCKGSFESAFLKHKNRGTNDSQINSWKSALQRIAELSGHHLHEKSEMYHAEATKQIIREVQQILKTKDLIVMAPLVGVDSHVQEIMAKLKFDCGNGRAVKIGDTSEMVLIYGIPGVGKTVLAKCVYNKLHRLYDACSFLEKIQQEIEDKGIVSVQNQLISDLHNRNAPEFKYSDDALNYMQSWFHAKKVILLDDIKDHEQLSALVGDLDWHAFEEDSPPEKFKEESIRIAAATHGLPLALEGVGKSLLKRNNKRAWNQTLATLEVAPHESVWKAFSKSYETLKRNEQEIFLDIACFFNGKDKRIPYYMWDDRNYMPALSIPSLHARSLVEIGENKEICMRGILKKFGREIVESEYKREPCKRRRLCDCEEALDVLRGGKGTLYVEALRLKFAGRSKGNISFECDQNDGLQNSRFLKLDQADIRGNFGNRLFSLRWLDWQRCPKIFDDHLIQTWQNLVILDLSESQVDKYWSGWELLAVV; encoded by the exons ATGTCTAGCCAGCCAAAAGTGTTCCTGAGTTTCAGAGGGCCGGACACACGGCGCCACTTTTCGGATTTCCTCTACAACATGTTGACCAATGCTGGGATTGGCGTCTTTAGAGACGAGGAAGGTCTGGAGGGAGGCAAAGAAATTACACCCCAGCTGATCCAACAGATAAAGCAGTCCAAGATCTCAATACCGGTAATCTCCAAGGAGTATGCGTCCAGCAAGAGCTGCCTCGTGGAATCGGAGCAAATGGTGGAGTGCTTGGACAAGAAGAATCACATCATCATCCCCATCTTCTACTACGTTGACCCGTCGGATGTACGCTACTGCAAGGGTTCCTTCGAGAGTGCTTTCCTTAAGCACAAGAACCGTGGCACTAATGACAGTCAGATCAATTCCTGGAAGTCTGCTCTCCAGCGGATCGCAGAGTTGAGTGGACACCATCTCCACGAAAAAAGTGAAAT GTATCATGCTGAAGCCACAAAGCAAATTATCCGTGAAGTTCAGCAGATTCTGAAGACGAAGGACCTAATTGTGATGGCACCGTTAGTCGGAGTCGATTCTCATGTGCAGGAAATAATGGCAAAGCTGAAGTTTGACTGCGGCAATGGGCGAGCAGTTAAAATTGGAGACACAAGTGAAATGGTGTTAATATATGGCATCCCCGGGGTTGGCAAGACGGTCCTGGCAAAATGTGTTTATAATAAACTTCATCGTCTGTATGATGCCTGTAGCTTTCTTGAAAAGATCcaacaagaaattgaagataAGGGAATCGTGTCTGTGCAAAACCAACTAATCTCGGACCTCCATAACAGAAATGCCCCAGAATTTAAATATTCTGATGATGCTCTGAACTATATGCAGAGCTGGTTTCACGCCAAGAAGGTCATTCTCCTTGATGACATTAAGGATCATGAACAGCTCAGCGCATTAGTCGGAGACCTTGATTG GCATGCTTTTGAAGAGGATTCTCCCCCTGAGAAATTCAAGGAGGAGTCAATACGTATTGCTGCTGCTACTCATGGGCTTCCTTTAGCGCTCGAGGGCGTAGGTAAATCtttattaaaaagaaacaacaaaagagcGTGGAATCAAACACTGGCTACATTGGAAGTAGCTCCTCATGAGAGTGTCTGGAAAGCCTTCTCCAAGAGCTACGAAACCTTAAAAAGGAATGAACAGGAGATATTTCTTgatatagcatgctttttcaaTGGAAAGGACAAGAGAATCCCCTATTACATGTGGGATGACCGTAATTATATGCCTGCTCTATCGATTCCCTCTCTTCATGCCAGGTCTTTGgtagaaattggggaaaataaagaaatatgcaTGCGTGGGATACTGAAGAAGTTTGGCCGGGAAATTGTTGAGAGTGAATACAAGAGAGAACCTTGCAAGCGCCGGAGGCTATGCGACTGCGAAGAAGCGCTGGATGTACTAAGAGGAGGGAAG GGTACTCTGTACGTTGAAGCCTTGAGGCTGAAGTTTGCGGGCCGGTCCAAAGGGAATATCAGTTTCGAATGTGATCAAAATGATGGTTTGCAGAACTCGAGGTTTCTCAAGCTGGATCAAGCTGACATTCGGGGAAACTTTGGGAATCGCCTTTTCAGCTTAAGGTGGCTTGATTGGCAACGGTGCCCTAAGATTTTTGATGACCATTTAATTCAGACTTGGCAAAACCTGGTGATCCTTGATTTGTCGGAGAGTCAGGTTGACAAATACTGGAGTGGCTGGGAGCTGCTTGCGGTGGTATGA